A segment of the Alistipes communis genome:
TTCGCCACGCGCTACCTGCCCGAACCCAACGAAAAGGGCGAAACGGTGCTCGAACGCTACAACGGCGGCGGAGCGACCGTGGCAGGCGTCAACGTCGAGGCGAAGGCGGCCTTCTCCCGCTGGTTCGACTTGCAAGCCGGCATCACATGGCAGCGCAGCCGCTACGAACACGCCCAGCATTGGAGCGACGACGCGCCCGACGAACGCCGCATGTTCCGTTCGCCCGACTGGTACGGCTACCTGACGGCCAACTTCGTCCCCGTGCGGCGGTTCGACATCTCGCTGTCGGGCACCTACACCGGAGAGATGCTCGTCCAGCACGCCGCAGGTTCGGGCACGCCGGTCGACGTGGCGGTCACCACGCCCGACTTCTTCGCGCTGAACGTCAAACTGGCCTACGAATTCCCGATCCTCCGAACGCTCACCCTGCAACTCAACGCCGGCGTGCAGAATCTCTTCGACTCCTACCAGTCGGATTTCGACCAGGGCTGGGAGCGCGATTCCGGTTACGTCTACGGGCCGTCGCTGCCGCGCAGCTGGTTCGTCGGGGCGAAAATCCGCTTCTGAGAACCGTTGCGGCGACACACGAAAAAAGGGAGACGTGCGTACGACACGTCTCCCTTATCGTTCGCCGCCGGCGAACCCGACTTACTCCCACACCGAGAAACGGCGCACGCAGGCTTTCCGCGCAGCCTGCTGGCAGGCCGCGGCGCTCTCGTCCGTCACGGGAATATGTCCCTTCGGATCGGGACGGAACGTATTGCCTCCGATATCGGTGCGCAGACAGGGCGCCACGAGCGCCTGGAACCACGTGCAGGCCGCCGTATAACGACCGCAGCCGAAATCGAGATGGTAGCCGTCGCGCGTGAAATCCGACGGCGGATTGTTGAACTCGCCCGCCCGCAGGTTCTGGATCGCCGTACCGGTGGGAATCACCGTTTCGATCCCGCACTCCTCCGTCACGCGCCGCGCGACGTCGACGACGGCCGCATACATCTGCTGCGGATCGTTGTCGTACTTCGGGAACGCACCGTGGTCGGAGCCCGAGCCGTAGGCCCAAGTCATCTGCCACGCCACGCAGGCGCCGGCATTGGGGCAGTAGAAACGCACCCGTTCGATAAGTCGTTCGAGCCACGGATGATAAGACGTATAGATTCCCGAATAAGCCGAGGATTGCTGCACGACGAGTACGTCCCACCGCTCGTCGCCGACCGCTTCGCGCAGGGTGGCCGCCTCGGAGACCGTCGTCCAGCGGTTGCGCTCCGACTTATAATAGGTATATTTCGGTGCGTCGGCGGCATCGAACTCGCAATGCTGCCGCAGCGAACAGCCCGGGTAATAGAGCCGTCCCAGCACGACGTTGCGGATGCCGGCCGCTTCGAGCAGCTCGGGCAGGTACATCATGCCGTCGTCGGTAAAACTGTTGCCCACGCCCAGGATACGGAGCGTATCGGGCCGGACGGGCAACGGAAAGTTGGGTGCTTCGGACTGCGCGCGCAGCGTCAGCACCGCCAGCAGAGCGAATGCGCAAAGCGCGAAACGAAACAGTTTTTTCATGCCGTTGTCTGATTTAGAGGTGAAAAAGCCGTCCTTCCGCAGGGAGGACGGCCCGTAAAATCCGTTGAGAGCGGCCGCTACTCTTCGTCGGCCTCCTTCATGTTGTGGTAGACGTTCACCACGTCGTCGTCCTCTTCGAGCTTCTCGACCAGCTTCTCGATCGATTCGCGCCCCTCGGCGTCCAGCTCCTTGGTGTCGGTAGGCACCCGCAGCGATTCGCCCGATACGATCTCGAAACCATTGTCCTCCAACCATTTCTGGATCGTACCGAACTGTTCGTAGGGCGCTTCGACCGTGACCGTCGTCTCGTCCTCGGGACAGAAATCGTCCACCCCCGTATCGATCATGTTCAGCTCCAGCTCCTCGAAATCGGTGCCGGCCGGTACGCGGAACTTGAACGAGCACTTGTGCTCGAACATGAAAGCCACGCTGCCCGACGTGCCCAGCGCACCGCCGCACTTGTTGAAATACATGCGCATGCTGGCCACCGTGCGGTTGGTGTTGTCCGTGGCGGTCTCCACCAGGAAAGCGATGCCGTGAGGGCCGTATCCCTCATAGACCACCTCCTTGTAGTCGGACGTATCCTTCGAGATGGCGCGTTTGATCGCCCGCTCGACATTCTCCTTGGGCATGTTCTCGGCCTTGGCGTTCTGGATCAGAATACGCAGGCGGACGTTGGCCGTCGGATCGGGGCCGCCGGACTTGACGGCGATTTCGATCTCCTTGCCGATTTTGGTAAAAGTGCGGGCCATGTTGCCCCACCGTTTCAGTTTGCGCGCCTTGCGGTACTCAAATGCTCGTCCCATGACAGTTATCTTTTCGTTATTATCTTCAACAGTGGTGCAAAATTACGACATTTCACCGAAAAAGGAAAA
Coding sequences within it:
- a CDS encoding YebC/PmpR family DNA-binding transcriptional regulator, whose protein sequence is MGRAFEYRKARKLKRWGNMARTFTKIGKEIEIAVKSGGPDPTANVRLRILIQNAKAENMPKENVERAIKRAISKDTSDYKEVVYEGYGPHGIAFLVETATDNTNRTVASMRMYFNKCGGALGTSGSVAFMFEHKCSFKFRVPAGTDFEELELNMIDTGVDDFCPEDETTVTVEAPYEQFGTIQKWLEDNGFEIVSGESLRVPTDTKELDAEGRESIEKLVEKLEEDDDVVNVYHNMKEADEE
- a CDS encoding DUF4886 domain-containing protein, with product MKKLFRFALCAFALLAVLTLRAQSEAPNFPLPVRPDTLRILGVGNSFTDDGMMYLPELLEAAGIRNVVLGRLYYPGCSLRQHCEFDAADAPKYTYYKSERNRWTTVSEAATLREAVGDERWDVLVVQQSSAYSGIYTSYHPWLERLIERVRFYCPNAGACVAWQMTWAYGSGSDHGAFPKYDNDPQQMYAAVVDVARRVTEECGIETVIPTGTAIQNLRAGEFNNPPSDFTRDGYHLDFGCGRYTAACTWFQALVAPCLRTDIGGNTFRPDPKGHIPVTDESAAACQQAARKACVRRFSVWE